From one Thermatribacter velox genomic stretch:
- the xerA gene encoding site-specific tyrosine recombinase/integron integrase has product MNYKENDFIKAFTQYLEAERGYSSHTVENYRRVVEQFALFLQGRKKNLLEVTPEEISSFLVHLKVQNGLSRVSQQNRLSALRTFYRFLKKRELVPFNPAQEVGGIKTEKKLPAFLTLSEIDKLLSFLKKKYLENKCFLNARNWAVFELFYASGLRVSELADLKRENVDLHNRLVRVHGKGKRERIVPFNESARQALQEYQVFRGLFEDKEGYFFVNRRGGKLSTRGIRKIFERVLKEAGILEKKVSPHTLRHTFATHFLAGGGELRVVQEMLGHASLSTTQIYTHIDWERMRRVYDLTHPHSGRRGN; this is encoded by the coding sequence TTGAACTACAAAGAAAATGATTTTATAAAGGCTTTTACCCAGTACCTTGAAGCGGAGCGCGGCTATTCGTCGCACACTGTTGAGAATTACCGGCGAGTAGTTGAACAATTTGCTCTTTTTTTACAAGGCAGAAAGAAAAACTTGTTGGAGGTCACTCCGGAAGAAATCAGTTCCTTTCTGGTTCACCTCAAGGTCCAAAATGGACTGAGCAGAGTTTCGCAACAAAATAGACTCTCCGCTCTGAGAACGTTTTATCGTTTTCTGAAAAAGAGGGAGCTGGTACCTTTCAATCCTGCACAGGAAGTGGGTGGCATCAAAACCGAAAAGAAGTTACCAGCTTTTTTAACGCTTTCAGAAATCGATAAACTGTTATCGTTCTTGAAAAAGAAGTACCTCGAGAATAAATGTTTTCTTAATGCTCGTAACTGGGCAGTTTTCGAACTCTTTTATGCCAGCGGCCTTCGAGTCAGCGAACTGGCAGACTTAAAAAGAGAAAATGTTGACTTGCATAACCGCCTGGTGAGAGTACACGGGAAGGGCAAGCGAGAAAGGATTGTGCCTTTTAACGAAAGCGCTCGTCAGGCACTGCAGGAATACCAAGTGTTCAGAGGGCTTTTTGAAGATAAAGAAGGATACTTTTTTGTAAACCGCCGAGGAGGAAAATTGAGTACCCGAGGTATAAGAAAAATATTCGAGCGGGTTTTGAAAGAAGCCGGCATATTGGAGAAAAAAGTTTCTCCACATACTCTAAGACATACTTTTGCGACGCATTTCCTGGCTGGTGGTGGTGAGTTGAGAGTAGTGCAGGAAATGCTTGGCCATGCCAGTCTTTCCACCACACAAATTTATACCCACATAGATTGGGAGAGGATGCGTAGAGTGTATGATCTCACCCATCCTCATTCTGGGAGGCGAGGAAATTGA
- the hslV gene encoding ATP-dependent protease subunit HslV, whose protein sequence is MGCDGQVTFNEAVLKHGARKIRRLLEGKVLVGFAGSGADCLALLERFEEKLNTYSGNLPRAAIELAKLWRTDRVLRHLDALLLAMDSSHILIISGRGDVIEPDEPVAAIGSGGNYALAAAKALLRNTDLPPEKVVEESLKIASEICIYTNQQLTLEKL, encoded by the coding sequence ATGGGCTGTGACGGGCAGGTCACATTTAACGAGGCTGTGTTGAAGCATGGAGCTCGCAAAATTCGCCGCCTCCTGGAGGGCAAAGTTCTGGTAGGTTTTGCTGGTAGCGGGGCTGACTGCCTGGCTCTTCTGGAACGCTTTGAAGAAAAGTTGAACACCTATAGCGGCAATTTGCCCCGAGCGGCTATTGAGCTTGCCAAACTGTGGAGAACGGACAGGGTACTGCGGCATCTCGATGCATTGCTTCTGGCAATGGATAGTTCACATATTCTCATTATTTCTGGACGCGGCGATGTCATAGAACCTGACGAGCCGGTTGCAGCAATTGGTTCAGGAGGCAATTACGCCCTTGCTGCTGCTAAGGCACTGCTCCGCAACACTGACCTTCCACCAGAAAAAGTAGTGGAAGAATCTCTAAAAATAGCTTCGGAGATATGCATTTACACCAACCAGCAGTTAACACTTGAGAAACTTTAA